The following coding sequences lie in one Balneola vulgaris DSM 17893 genomic window:
- the bamA gene encoding outer membrane protein assembly factor BamA: protein MLKRLSLALVIAISFGTLSSSIKAQDTFQLTDPTLNTPAEYTISSVVVEGEESTREQFIINASALTVGSTITYPGEDIADALKRLFRTGLFADVQILIANRTSTEISLIIRVEEKPRLIEYKIEGVKRSQRRDLEEMITLLPGTAITESNKAQVINTIQRFYKNKGYWYTKVETRVEEDPELENRARLYFDIDPGVRLEIKDIKFEGNEAFSDRKLTKKMKPLKEDKWWKFLSKKVYKESDFEEGKESVLAFYRKNGYTDARIVDDSVYTYVYVKDLEGVRVVMEVEEGPQYKIRNINWDGNTVYTDEQLTEALGFEKGEVFNEEKFDENFSISETSVNSMYQNIGYLFFRGIPTVEKVAEDSLDISFEIYEDEIATIEEVSFTGNTKTHDDVVRRTLRTVPGSTYSREAIIRTIRELGTLGYFDPQNITPELNPDQNSKTVDVNYVLDESVSTDNFEFSGGYGGQQIGAIISARINFNNFSIKRAFEKGGWAPIPSGDGQQVSLGVQVTGGGYQSYSLGFVEPWLGGKPTSLGVNLSYNLIDNKDYVTQVSYGKTKLFSGSVSLGKRLKWPDDYFSQRTILGYQLYDVEGFTGAFQPGISNVITVQEVIERNSIVNPISPIMGSKFTLSGEIALPLKGFSEFYKIKADYQSHFPLTEKLVFTTEANFGYIGYFTQDKRNNYQRFLIGGTQLQQRQSFLYDNIDMRGYPGGSNESIGPIVNGRKVGGRIYNKFSAELRYPAVQNEQLQLIPYTFVDAGNAYLDFSEYDPFNVKRSAGVGVRLFLPILGLVDLSYGYRFDGVQTTSGQGNLQPGKWEFLFNIGAPF from the coding sequence TTGTTAAAAAGATTATCACTCGCACTCGTTATTGCAATCAGTTTTGGGACCTTATCAAGTAGTATAAAAGCTCAAGACACTTTCCAACTTACCGATCCAACCCTAAATACTCCTGCCGAGTACACTATCAGTAGTGTAGTAGTTGAAGGCGAAGAAAGCACACGCGAACAATTTATCATCAATGCGAGTGCGCTTACAGTGGGTAGTACTATTACTTATCCAGGAGAAGACATTGCAGATGCATTAAAGCGTTTATTTAGAACAGGCTTATTTGCGGATGTGCAAATCTTAATAGCGAATAGAACCAGTACTGAAATCAGCCTGATTATACGAGTTGAAGAGAAGCCTCGATTAATTGAATACAAAATTGAAGGTGTTAAACGCTCTCAACGTCGTGATCTTGAAGAGATGATTACCCTCTTACCGGGTACAGCGATTACCGAGTCGAATAAAGCTCAAGTTATTAACACCATTCAGCGATTCTACAAAAATAAAGGATATTGGTATACCAAAGTTGAGACAAGAGTAGAGGAAGATCCAGAATTAGAAAACAGAGCTCGTCTGTATTTTGATATCGATCCAGGTGTTCGATTAGAAATCAAAGATATCAAGTTTGAGGGCAATGAGGCTTTTTCTGATCGTAAGCTCACCAAAAAAATGAAACCACTGAAAGAGGATAAGTGGTGGAAGTTCCTTTCTAAAAAAGTGTACAAGGAATCAGATTTTGAAGAAGGTAAGGAAAGCGTACTAGCTTTCTACCGCAAGAATGGGTACACCGATGCACGTATAGTTGACGATTCAGTGTATACCTATGTTTATGTGAAAGACCTTGAAGGTGTTCGGGTAGTGATGGAAGTAGAAGAAGGTCCACAGTACAAAATTCGAAACATCAACTGGGACGGAAATACTGTTTATACTGATGAGCAGTTGACAGAAGCACTTGGATTCGAAAAAGGTGAAGTATTCAACGAAGAGAAATTCGATGAAAACTTCTCTATTAGTGAAACGAGTGTAAACAGCATGTACCAAAATATTGGGTACTTGTTCTTCCGAGGCATTCCAACGGTTGAAAAAGTTGCGGAAGATTCGCTAGACATCAGTTTTGAAATTTATGAAGATGAAATTGCTACCATCGAAGAAGTGTCGTTTACTGGTAACACCAAAACACACGATGATGTAGTTCGCCGTACACTAAGAACAGTTCCAGGAAGCACCTACTCTCGTGAAGCTATTATTAGAACTATTCGTGAATTAGGTACGCTAGGATATTTTGATCCTCAAAATATTACACCAGAATTGAATCCTGATCAGAATTCTAAAACAGTAGATGTGAACTACGTGTTGGATGAATCGGTATCAACCGATAACTTTGAGTTCTCAGGTGGTTACGGTGGTCAGCAGATAGGTGCTATTATTTCTGCGCGTATCAACTTCAATAACTTCTCGATTAAACGAGCTTTTGAGAAGGGCGGTTGGGCTCCAATCCCATCAGGTGATGGACAGCAAGTATCCTTAGGGGTACAAGTTACAGGTGGAGGTTACCAAAGTTATTCCCTTGGTTTTGTGGAACCATGGTTAGGGGGCAAGCCTACTTCATTAGGGGTTAACTTATCTTATAACTTAATTGACAATAAAGATTACGTGACTCAGGTAAGCTATGGTAAAACGAAATTATTCTCTGGAAGTGTTTCATTAGGTAAGCGACTTAAGTGGCCAGATGATTATTTCTCTCAGCGTACTATCCTTGGATACCAACTTTATGACGTAGAAGGTTTTACAGGGGCTTTCCAACCTGGTATCTCGAATGTAATCACCGTTCAAGAAGTGATTGAACGTAATTCTATTGTGAATCCTATTTCACCGATTATGGGTTCTAAGTTCACTTTATCAGGTGAAATTGCTCTTCCTTTAAAAGGATTCTCTGAATTCTATAAGATTAAAGCCGATTACCAATCGCATTTCCCACTTACAGAAAAGCTGGTATTTACTACTGAGGCAAATTTCGGTTACATTGGGTACTTCACTCAAGACAAGAGAAATAACTATCAGCGTTTCTTGATTGGTGGTACTCAATTACAGCAACGTCAGAGTTTCTTATATGATAATATCGATATGCGTGGCTATCCAGGCGGTTCTAATGAAAGTATTGGACCTATCGTAAATGGTAGAAAAGTGGGGGGTAGAATTTATAATAAGTTCTCTGCAGAACTTCGTTACCCAGCTGTTCAAAATGAACAACTTCAGTTGATTCCATATACATTCGTAGATGCTGGTAATGCTTACTTGGATTTCAGTGAATACGATCCGTTTAACGTGAAGAGATCGGCGGGTGTGGGTGTACGCTTGTTCTTGCCTATATTAGGTTTGGTTGATCTTAGTTATGGGTACCGCTTTGATGGTGTTCAAACTACAAGTGGGCAGGGTAACCTTCAGCCAGGCAAGTGGGAGTTCTTATTTAACATTGGTGCACCTTTCTAA
- a CDS encoding isoprenyl transferase, translating to MKKFTLTNTVQSKEDQEKQLNLKKAGEIPEHIAIIMDGNGRWAKSKGSIRLHGHKVGVDSVRDITESCAQLGVKYLTLYAFSTENWGRPSAEVRGLMRLLVSSLRKEAENLHKNDIKMVTIGQMEKFPKDCQKELQEAIDLTKDNTRLQLCLALSYSGRWDITEAVKKIAEHVKEGRLDPALINDQMIAEHLSTADVPDPDLIIRTSGEYRISNFLLWQLAYSELYITKQFWPDFRRDELYEAIESYQSRDRRFGKINNGEDEKGLSTRLLKNKKK from the coding sequence TTGAAAAAGTTTACTCTCACAAATACCGTTCAATCCAAAGAAGACCAGGAAAAACAACTGAACCTGAAAAAGGCCGGTGAAATTCCTGAGCATATTGCTATCATTATGGATGGGAATGGACGTTGGGCCAAAAGTAAAGGCAGTATTCGTTTACATGGGCATAAAGTAGGCGTTGATTCCGTGCGCGATATTACCGAATCATGCGCTCAACTAGGGGTTAAATACCTCACTCTCTATGCTTTTTCGACTGAAAACTGGGGACGTCCAAGTGCTGAAGTTAGAGGTTTGATGAGATTATTGGTGTCGTCACTTCGTAAAGAAGCAGAGAATCTGCATAAAAACGACATCAAGATGGTTACGATTGGGCAGATGGAGAAATTCCCAAAAGATTGCCAAAAAGAACTTCAAGAAGCTATAGACCTAACGAAAGACAACACTCGTCTTCAGTTATGTTTAGCTTTGAGTTACTCGGGTAGGTGGGACATCACAGAAGCGGTGAAGAAAATAGCCGAACATGTGAAAGAAGGCCGTTTAGACCCCGCTTTAATTAATGATCAAATGATTGCTGAGCATCTCTCAACTGCAGATGTGCCTGATCCTGATTTGATTATTAGAACTAGTGGCGAATATCGTATAAGTAATTTTCTGCTATGGCAGTTAGCATACTCAGAATTGTATATCACCAAGCAATTCTGGCCAGATTTTAGAAGAGATGAGCTTTATGAAGCCATCGAGTCGTACCAAAGCAGAGATCGACGATTTGGAAAAATAAATAATGGTGAAGACGAAAAAGGGTTATCGACCCGTTTACTCAAAAACAAAAAAAAGTAA
- the ribH gene encoding 6,7-dimethyl-8-ribityllumazine synthase, with product MGVRYIETNTQPKHARVGIVVSRWNSNITDRMLEGALKVLKGNGVEDKNIIVAHCPGSFELPLAVQFMLDSKPLDGVIALGVVIRGGTPHFEYVCEAVTEGILNVNQKSGKPVAFGVLTTDDVKQALERVGEEGNKGGEAALALLEMISLKQNLNN from the coding sequence ATGGGCGTCAGATATATTGAAACAAATACTCAACCAAAGCATGCCCGCGTGGGTATAGTGGTATCAAGATGGAATTCGAATATTACCGACCGCATGCTTGAAGGAGCACTGAAAGTGTTAAAGGGGAATGGGGTAGAGGATAAGAATATCATTGTTGCACATTGTCCCGGTTCTTTTGAGTTGCCACTAGCCGTTCAGTTTATGTTAGATAGTAAACCACTAGATGGAGTGATTGCGCTAGGTGTGGTTATACGCGGTGGAACTCCACACTTTGAATATGTATGTGAGGCAGTTACCGAAGGAATTTTAAATGTAAACCAAAAAAGCGGCAAGCCTGTAGCTTTTGGCGTACTTACTACCGACGATGTAAAACAAGCTTTAGAGCGTGTAGGAGAGGAAGGCAACAAAGGTGGAGAGGCTGCTTTAGCATTATTAGAAATGATTTCATTGAAGCAGAATCTTAACAATTGA
- a CDS encoding PHP domain-containing protein: MADKADLHIHTTCSDGKLKPEEVILLAQQKKLKAVSITDHDTFEGYWEAKPLADELGIELVPGVEVTTTFNGREAHILAYYFDPNTQYFSEFLNTQTRARKNRIKGIVKTLQDQKVDIEYQEVWAEADGANLGRPHIAKVLIEKGYVSNVAEAFKRYLSNQQLGEIISAYPTAEEAIDIIKKVGGAAILAHPGRMYSKAEVNTFIELGIDGLECIHPSHNWKKQLEYTELCDKQSLLKTGGSDYHGPFEGGYTNVGVVTIAKKYLDSLKRMTELRKQTIEIED, from the coding sequence ATGGCAGATAAGGCCGACCTACACATTCATACAACTTGCTCAGATGGAAAGCTAAAGCCTGAAGAAGTAATACTTCTAGCTCAGCAGAAAAAGCTTAAAGCGGTTTCTATTACAGATCATGATACCTTTGAAGGCTATTGGGAAGCAAAGCCACTAGCGGATGAGTTAGGAATCGAATTAGTGCCCGGTGTAGAAGTTACCACAACATTTAATGGTCGTGAAGCGCATATACTAGCCTACTACTTTGATCCTAATACCCAGTACTTTTCTGAATTTTTGAATACTCAAACACGTGCGCGTAAAAACAGAATTAAAGGCATTGTAAAAACACTTCAAGACCAAAAAGTGGATATCGAATATCAAGAAGTGTGGGCTGAGGCTGACGGCGCTAATTTAGGTAGGCCGCATATTGCCAAAGTACTCATAGAAAAAGGGTATGTGTCAAATGTAGCCGAGGCTTTTAAGCGATACTTGAGTAATCAACAGCTTGGTGAAATCATAAGTGCTTATCCTACGGCTGAGGAAGCCATAGATATTATAAAAAAAGTTGGGGGAGCGGCAATTTTAGCCCATCCCGGAAGGATGTATTCTAAAGCAGAAGTTAATACCTTTATAGAACTAGGTATTGATGGCCTTGAATGCATACATCCGAGCCACAACTGGAAAAAACAGCTAGAGTATACTGAGCTATGTGATAAACAATCGCTGCTTAAAACGGGAGGAAGTGATTACCACGGCCCTTTTGAAGGTGGATATACCAATGTAGGCGTGGTTACCATAGCTAAGAAGTACTTAGATAGCTTGAAAAGAATGACAGAATTAAGAAAACAAACGATAGAAATAGAGGACTGA
- a CDS encoding S41 family peptidase yields MVKHQKISVLLLVIAVTAVALAPQQADIFFLIKKNFSIFSKTYENVALEYVDEVDPEKLMRTGVEAMLETLDPYTVIYNENQNEQAEIQARGNYAGIGIESGYRNGKVVVIAPLEGGPAEKAGLQAGDVIIAVDQFSTDGLQPEEVQSLTLGEEGSKVTITINRFGVDQPIDFELTRQRVEEKTVSYVTHVGEEENIGYVRLNQFNIGSANEVITAISSLEDERELSGLVLDLRDNPGGVLQEAVAIIDAFVEKGLMVVDMRGRIAEYNQTFTTTQPVLFEKPVVVLMNGGSASASEVVAGALQDLDRALIVGEQSFGKGLVQIVKPLPYNNSMKITIARYYIPSGRSIQSLEYTHEGANSGVVKRAPSGKIFKTKNGRVVEESRGIGPDVAVSGEQLDLLEIALIQKGLIFDFATELHARLGASEYERLPENSFDEFINYLEEKEFKYDNNAQSLLDNLSSEFEGSEEAEKALQKLKELNKQRNREALIKKKSFIENKLFLELIARTKGESGKYKAALTTDDQLNTAIQYIQSPEKIELTLSGEN; encoded by the coding sequence ATGGTTAAACACCAAAAGATATCAGTGTTACTGCTTGTTATAGCAGTTACGGCAGTTGCATTAGCTCCACAGCAAGCTGATATCTTCTTCCTCATCAAGAAAAACTTCTCCATTTTCAGCAAAACCTATGAGAATGTTGCCTTAGAATATGTGGATGAAGTTGATCCTGAAAAATTGATGAGAACAGGGGTAGAAGCAATGCTCGAAACGCTCGACCCTTACACCGTTATATACAATGAGAATCAAAACGAGCAAGCAGAGATTCAAGCCCGAGGTAATTACGCTGGAATAGGTATTGAGTCGGGGTACAGAAATGGGAAAGTTGTGGTAATTGCCCCACTCGAAGGTGGTCCCGCTGAAAAGGCTGGGCTTCAAGCAGGCGATGTTATCATTGCTGTAGACCAATTTTCTACTGACGGACTTCAACCAGAGGAAGTACAATCATTAACCCTAGGTGAAGAAGGTTCGAAAGTAACAATTACCATTAATCGTTTTGGAGTAGATCAGCCCATAGACTTTGAACTAACCCGCCAACGAGTTGAAGAAAAAACGGTGTCTTATGTCACTCATGTAGGTGAAGAAGAAAACATCGGATATGTAAGATTGAATCAATTTAATATTGGTTCGGCGAATGAGGTTATCACGGCAATCTCATCCTTAGAAGATGAAAGAGAATTATCAGGTCTTGTTTTAGATCTCAGAGACAATCCCGGGGGCGTATTACAAGAAGCCGTAGCCATTATTGATGCATTTGTAGAAAAAGGATTGATGGTGGTTGATATGAGGGGACGTATAGCTGAATACAACCAAACTTTCACTACTACTCAACCAGTACTGTTCGAAAAACCTGTAGTGGTTTTGATGAATGGAGGTAGTGCAAGTGCTTCCGAAGTGGTTGCAGGGGCACTGCAAGATTTAGACCGTGCATTAATTGTTGGTGAACAAAGTTTCGGAAAAGGACTGGTTCAAATTGTGAAGCCATTGCCTTATAACAACTCAATGAAAATCACGATAGCCAGATATTATATACCAAGTGGGCGTAGTATTCAGTCTTTAGAGTACACCCATGAAGGCGCGAATTCAGGAGTAGTAAAACGTGCCCCATCGGGTAAGATATTTAAAACAAAAAATGGTCGAGTAGTTGAAGAAAGCAGAGGTATTGGTCCTGATGTTGCTGTAAGTGGTGAACAACTCGATTTACTGGAAATAGCGCTCATTCAAAAAGGATTAATCTTTGATTTTGCTACTGAATTGCATGCCCGACTAGGTGCTTCAGAATATGAGCGTCTTCCTGAAAACTCATTTGATGAGTTCATAAATTATTTGGAAGAAAAAGAGTTTAAATATGATAACAACGCCCAATCCTTACTCGATAATTTGAGTAGTGAATTTGAGGGATCTGAGGAAGCAGAGAAAGCACTTCAGAAATTGAAAGAATTAAATAAGCAGCGAAATAGAGAGGCTCTGATCAAGAAAAAATCATTTATAGAAAATAAGTTGTTCTTAGAACTTATTGCACGAACGAAAGGCGAATCAGGTAAATATAAGGCGGCTTTAACAACGGATGATCAACTCAATACAGCCATCCAGTACATCCAATCACCAGAAAAAATAGAATTGACGTTGAGTGGTGAAAATTAA
- a CDS encoding LysM peptidoglycan-binding domain-containing protein codes for MQKMIKLSCCALLFLSATPLIAQDTTSIKSEDMPLRLLPVTNPLQDKALPKQQPNEPVDIELDDFQKDILRRITDIYQLHVLSLESQLNDQPLEAETHINDAVNASQALLDDYPELRSDRRFAELSRAVVTEYREFYGITEAMNEPQGEIFKIQEELFAEDDAFLNEDFNFPKDVTFTKTEVPLIQNRYVTNSLVYYTLKRPEVMERWLQRAETYMPMIQKIFKEEGVPSELAYLAFIESGLNPTARSWASAVGMWQFIAATGRVYGLEVNWWVDERRDPEKATRAAARHLRDLHDIWNDWHLAMANYNISPRGLNRAIRRAGGKKDYWEAYPYLPRETRGYVPGFIATAMIGLNPEEFGFQKKYEGEPYSYDVVEVEGLMPLDALAQAAGITTDMLKSYNPELLRWATPPGNKYPLKIPTGIKNEFLLAYKDIPKENRAQDMTVHTVRRGESIGLIAQKYGTTVRGIYASNDNLSNIIHPGQKLVIPLPAGSAGKISANRPTNLTNTSRSRSTSTKASAPANTTKLTYQVKTGDTVGHIAEWYDVKSFEVRAWNGIGNTIRVGQKLTVHVPKEHEAHYSKVDQMSYRDKQALEQKQRRGENILLASATTSNNGYETYTVRKNDTLGEIAERFGIGLSTIRSLNGISGSRIFVGQELKIRKK; via the coding sequence ATGCAAAAGATGATCAAATTGAGTTGTTGCGCACTACTATTTTTAAGTGCCACTCCTTTGATAGCCCAAGATACCACAAGTATTAAATCAGAAGATATGCCATTACGGCTTCTTCCGGTAACTAACCCTCTACAAGACAAGGCGTTGCCCAAGCAGCAACCCAACGAGCCTGTAGATATAGAGTTAGATGACTTCCAAAAAGATATCCTTCGTCGAATTACGGATATCTATCAATTACATGTGTTGAGTTTAGAATCTCAGCTCAACGACCAACCTTTGGAAGCAGAGACGCACATCAATGATGCAGTAAATGCCTCTCAAGCTTTATTGGATGATTACCCAGAATTGAGAAGTGATCGTAGATTCGCAGAACTTTCACGAGCCGTAGTTACGGAATACCGTGAGTTTTATGGGATCACCGAAGCGATGAATGAACCGCAGGGTGAGATCTTTAAAATTCAAGAAGAGCTCTTTGCTGAAGACGATGCCTTCTTAAATGAAGATTTCAACTTCCCTAAAGATGTAACATTTACGAAAACAGAAGTGCCTCTTATTCAGAATAGGTATGTGACCAATAGTTTAGTGTATTATACCTTAAAGAGACCAGAGGTAATGGAGCGCTGGCTTCAACGTGCGGAAACGTATATGCCTATGATCCAAAAGATTTTCAAAGAAGAAGGAGTGCCTTCAGAGCTAGCTTACCTTGCATTTATTGAAAGTGGATTGAATCCAACAGCTCGAAGCTGGGCATCAGCTGTAGGTATGTGGCAGTTTATAGCAGCAACGGGTCGTGTTTACGGCCTTGAAGTAAACTGGTGGGTTGATGAACGAAGAGATCCAGAAAAAGCTACACGCGCTGCAGCACGACACTTAAGAGATTTACATGATATTTGGAATGACTGGCATCTTGCTATGGCCAACTATAACATCAGTCCACGTGGATTAAATCGTGCCATCCGTAGAGCCGGTGGAAAGAAAGATTATTGGGAAGCCTATCCATATTTACCGAGAGAAACGAGAGGGTATGTACCTGGTTTCATTGCTACAGCTATGATTGGACTAAACCCAGAAGAATTTGGCTTCCAAAAGAAATATGAAGGCGAACCCTATTCCTATGATGTAGTAGAAGTTGAAGGGCTAATGCCACTTGATGCTCTAGCTCAAGCAGCAGGTATCACCACAGATATGCTAAAGTCATACAATCCTGAGTTACTGCGTTGGGCAACTCCTCCAGGAAACAAATATCCATTGAAGATACCAACGGGTATAAAAAATGAGTTCCTATTAGCATATAAAGACATTCCAAAGGAAAATCGTGCTCAAGATATGACCGTTCATACTGTGCGTAGAGGTGAATCGATTGGTTTAATCGCACAAAAATATGGAACTACAGTTCGAGGCATCTACGCCAGTAACGATAACTTATCGAACATTATTCACCCTGGCCAAAAATTAGTAATTCCATTGCCAGCTGGAAGTGCAGGTAAGATTTCAGCAAACCGACCTACGAATCTTACAAACACAAGTCGAAGCCGTTCTACTTCAACAAAAGCTTCTGCACCAGCTAATACCACAAAGCTTACTTATCAGGTTAAGACTGGCGACACCGTTGGTCATATTGCCGAATGGTATGATGTGAAATCTTTTGAAGTTCGTGCCTGGAATGGTATTGGAAACACCATTCGTGTTGGCCAAAAATTAACCGTTCACGTACCTAAAGAACATGAAGCTCATTATAGTAAAGTAGATCAAATGAGCTATAGAGATAAACAAGCGCTTGAGCAAAAACAGCGTAGAGGCGAAAACATCTTGTTAGCTTCAGCTACTACTTCAAACAATGGTTATGAAACCTATACCGTACGAAAAAACGATACTCTTGGCGAAATTGCTGAGAGATTTGGTATCGGTTTAAGCACCATACGTAGCTTAAATGGGATTTCAGGTTCTAGAATTTTTGTAGGACAAGAGCTCAAGATCAGAAAAAAGTAA
- a CDS encoding NAD+ synthase → MNIRLSQLNPTIGDLQGNKELILNEIQKAEQENIDILVLPELIICGYPPLDLLEREIFRDLCYQVSDEIIAATQNTAVIFGTITKNDGLGRKMFNSAVVAQHGKELARIHKALLPTYDVFDDLRYFEPGDVFEPVLINGVSFGITVCEDIWYNDNEINYHTYKVNPAEVLVEKGAKAIINVSASPYTKRKPESRIGMLRKHAVELKSPLFYVNQTGANTELVYDGDSLVLDGTGKLITRAKRFTETHIDTSFDVESASLTNLSSPDFEKEPPKPVASMFNALVFGLREYLAKTKVTSKVILGLSGGIDSALVATIAKEALGAENVIGITMPSQYSSEGSVSDSVQLANNLGIQIHEIPIKPIYDAFINQLDPLFKETEFNVAEENLQSRSRGDILMAVANKFGYMLLNTGNKSETAVGYCTLYGDMAGGLAVISDLYKTEVFEMCEWLNSSYYGQEVIPNSIITKEPSAELRPDQKDSDSLPDYGTLDSILEYYLEEQLSIDEITQKGFDKSLIERILRLVDINEHKRFQAAPGLKVSAKAFGSGRRWPIVQNWTGQEQKF, encoded by the coding sequence GTGAACATACGCCTATCACAGCTTAATCCGACTATCGGAGACCTTCAAGGAAATAAAGAACTCATCTTGAATGAGATTCAAAAAGCCGAACAAGAGAATATCGACATCCTTGTATTGCCAGAGCTAATTATATGCGGATATCCACCGTTGGATCTATTAGAACGAGAGATTTTTAGAGACCTTTGTTATCAAGTTAGCGATGAGATTATTGCGGCTACACAAAATACCGCAGTCATATTTGGTACTATAACGAAGAATGATGGCTTAGGTCGAAAAATGTTTAACTCGGCCGTAGTTGCTCAGCATGGGAAAGAGTTAGCCCGTATTCACAAAGCATTACTGCCAACCTATGATGTGTTTGATGACCTTAGATATTTTGAACCAGGCGATGTGTTTGAGCCTGTACTCATAAATGGTGTTTCCTTTGGTATTACTGTGTGTGAAGATATTTGGTATAACGATAATGAGATCAACTACCACACTTACAAAGTAAATCCTGCAGAAGTTCTAGTAGAAAAAGGGGCAAAAGCTATAATTAATGTTTCAGCTTCACCCTACACAAAACGGAAGCCAGAGTCGCGGATAGGAATGCTTCGTAAGCATGCAGTAGAACTTAAAAGCCCATTATTTTATGTGAACCAAACAGGGGCTAACACAGAACTTGTTTATGATGGTGATTCACTCGTTCTAGATGGCACAGGGAAGTTAATAACGCGTGCAAAACGCTTTACAGAAACTCACATCGATACTTCTTTTGATGTTGAAAGTGCTTCGCTAACTAATTTATCAAGTCCAGATTTTGAGAAAGAACCGCCAAAGCCTGTTGCAAGTATGTTCAACGCATTGGTATTTGGGTTGCGTGAGTACTTAGCTAAAACAAAGGTCACTTCAAAAGTGATACTTGGTTTAAGTGGTGGTATTGATTCGGCATTAGTTGCAACCATTGCTAAAGAAGCTTTAGGTGCTGAAAATGTGATTGGAATCACCATGCCTTCACAGTATTCATCGGAAGGAAGTGTTTCAGATTCGGTTCAACTAGCAAATAATCTTGGGATTCAAATTCATGAGATTCCGATTAAACCCATTTATGATGCATTTATAAATCAGCTAGATCCATTATTTAAAGAAACCGAATTCAATGTAGCGGAAGAGAATTTACAGAGCCGCAGCCGAGGTGATATTCTAATGGCGGTAGCAAATAAGTTTGGGTATATGCTTCTGAACACAGGAAATAAATCAGAAACAGCTGTGGGTTACTGTACACTATATGGTGATATGGCCGGTGGCTTAGCCGTTATTTCGGATTTATATAAAACAGAAGTTTTCGAAATGTGTGAGTGGCTAAATTCGAGTTATTATGGCCAAGAAGTGATACCAAATAGTATTATCACGAAGGAACCAAGTGCCGAATTACGTCCCGACCAAAAAGATTCAGATTCTTTGCCCGATTACGGAACTTTAGATTCAATTTTAGAATACTACCTAGAAGAACAGCTTTCCATAGATGAAATCACTCAAAAAGGCTTCGATAAGTCTTTGATCGAACGCATTCTGCGTTTGGTCGATATCAACGAACACAAGCGTTTCCAAGCAGCACCCGGACTCAAAGTGTCGGCAAAAGCATTTGGCTCTGGGAGAAGATGGCCCATCGTTCAAAACTGGACTGGGCAAGAGCAAAAGTTTTAA